In one Hymenobacter sp. DG25B genomic region, the following are encoded:
- a CDS encoding PKD domain-containing protein: MDTGLRLTGTENSQVQVLQNRITNVVNGSGIEVQQSGCLIANNFIQAGGVGIAKGISNSGSSNRIVFNSVNITGSDPVNGRAFELTGGSDLTVKNNIFANTGSGYATYLVSSPSGTNDWDYNNYYSASGKLGFANGTNQNSLSSWRQTLKTDPNSNAVNPFFKSTTELRPLQRFINGAGIASSGVTLDIDGELRNGSAPDVGGDEFTVDFGITRLVSPTLDCNLGSSEPVTVNIAQYGDIPLLNLKVAYQVNKGTIYTDVIPGSTANDIAYTFKQPQDLGTDGVYSFKIWLVDANDDNINNDTLRIDRYKKPSPSVNFTYVTDCANQPVKFTGSASISTGSISRYEWLFGDGDSASVKSPIHAYAKSGTYTVTMRAYSKEGCYSAISKAVTVTETPQAAFTASNSCFGSGITFTNTSTIGSGTMSYSWKFGDGQTSTAQHPTHTYAKAGTYKVELTTTGSAGCSTSSATMVTVYPAPVVTTTPTGTITIVKGSKTTLKANDGFASYRWSDGQPYQEAVISTPGTYTVTVTDKNGCQATSAAVTVQLAPEPVVNLGADVTMCEGQSKTLTAAAGFKSYKWSTGATTASITVTTAGTYSVTVEDSYGQQASDEVIVNVTSLSNISFTGLNAAYCTTDGNATLTGSPTGGTFSGTGILNGNQFSPGTAGAGTYTITYRYTNANGCQGTATQQVTVSPVLSAPVITGAARCGAGTVTLKASGSSGTYAWYATATSTTVLSTSASYTTPSLSATTTYYVQATSTQGCPSSRVSATATINAAPVVSASATSASICAGSSTSLQATGASSYSWSPATGLSSTSSATVTASPATTTTYTVTGTSAQGCTSTATVTVTVNPALAVTAQASPTSLMLGSSTTLSVASQVSGATYIWSGQGLQQTSGSLVSATPTAIGTQQYTVTATNGSCTATSTVSVTVTTASLTWTGQTSTAWTTASNWSNNQVPTAETTVLIPAGTPYSPTISSLQAVKQVTLASNAKLSVLDNGVLELKGDFINNGLFSSTEKGEVRLTGTTKQKIGGSGVTPFSNLTVEAAGGELTGTTTVARLLTLRGNLTTNAQPFTLLSDAKTTALVVNAGGVVVGKAAMQRYISPSNPGVGYRHLSSPVVSTTVADLATSGFTPKVNPDYNKLPRPYMPASIFPNVLGYDETRITASYPEFTVGWKSLAALSDALVSGKGYSVNISAQEKVALEGTLTTGPVAVTNLTHGGLENSGWHVLGNPYPAPINWDLVTAPAGMYNAIYTFRSSTAYAGSYVSYVNGIGPKGANIIPAMQGFLVRVQGAQPVTFSFTDACRLTSYQNPGLYRGGETRPLVELSLRDGQQHTDATYLYFEQGATAEVDAAFDAYKILNTDGSPNLYSVAAQKQLSINGQGPLQQSVVVPLGVRVTQATAHTLDATQLVNFASTTQILLEDRQLKVWQDLRTTPSYSFTASSTEAEGRFFVHFNPSLTPTPTKAGAGSQEARVYPNPSVGHFTVELNQYQGRVQLELINALGQRVLARTVTTTGAQQHIPVDGSQLATGMYVVRITSGNQVVSRKIVLSR, encoded by the coding sequence GTGGATACCGGCCTGCGCCTCACCGGCACAGAAAACAGCCAGGTGCAAGTACTCCAGAACCGCATTACTAACGTGGTAAATGGCAGTGGCATTGAAGTGCAGCAGTCGGGTTGCTTGATCGCCAACAATTTCATTCAGGCCGGCGGCGTGGGCATTGCCAAGGGCATCTCCAATAGCGGCTCCAGCAACCGCATCGTCTTCAACTCGGTCAACATCACGGGCTCGGATCCGGTCAACGGCCGGGCTTTTGAGCTAACCGGGGGCAGTGACCTGACGGTGAAGAATAATATCTTCGCCAACACCGGCAGCGGCTACGCCACCTACCTGGTTAGCAGCCCCAGCGGCACCAACGACTGGGATTACAACAACTACTACTCTGCTTCCGGCAAGCTCGGCTTCGCTAACGGCACCAATCAAAACAGTCTGAGCAGCTGGCGGCAAACGCTCAAGACCGATCCCAACTCCAACGCCGTTAACCCTTTCTTCAAATCGACAACGGAGTTGCGACCTCTGCAGCGCTTTATAAACGGTGCAGGAATTGCCTCATCAGGCGTCACGCTGGACATTGACGGGGAGCTACGCAACGGTTCCGCGCCCGATGTAGGCGGTGATGAGTTTACCGTGGACTTTGGTATTACCCGTCTGGTAAGCCCTACGCTGGACTGCAACCTAGGCAGCAGTGAACCCGTGACGGTGAACATTGCCCAGTACGGGGATATTCCGCTCCTCAACCTGAAGGTGGCCTATCAGGTCAATAAGGGCACCATCTATACGGACGTCATTCCGGGAAGCACAGCTAATGATATTGCCTACACCTTCAAGCAGCCCCAGGATTTGGGCACGGATGGGGTGTATAGCTTCAAAATCTGGCTAGTGGATGCCAACGATGACAACATCAACAACGACACGCTGCGCATCGACCGGTATAAGAAGCCAAGTCCCAGCGTTAACTTCACCTACGTAACGGACTGCGCGAACCAGCCCGTGAAGTTCACCGGTTCGGCCAGCATCAGCACGGGTAGCATTTCCCGCTACGAGTGGCTGTTCGGAGATGGGGACTCCGCCTCAGTGAAGAGCCCGATTCATGCCTATGCGAAGTCCGGCACCTATACTGTGACGATGCGGGCCTATTCCAAGGAAGGCTGCTACAGCGCCATCAGCAAGGCGGTGACGGTAACAGAAACGCCCCAGGCGGCCTTCACCGCTAGCAACTCCTGTTTCGGATCGGGCATTACCTTTACCAATACCAGCACCATTGGCTCGGGTACCATGAGTTACAGCTGGAAGTTTGGGGATGGCCAGACCTCTACAGCACAGCATCCCACGCACACCTACGCCAAAGCCGGTACCTATAAGGTGGAGCTGACCACCACCGGCAGCGCCGGCTGCAGCACTTCCAGTGCTACGATGGTAACGGTGTACCCGGCCCCCGTGGTGACCACCACACCTACCGGAACCATTACCATTGTTAAGGGCTCGAAAACAACCCTGAAGGCCAATGATGGGTTTGCTTCCTACCGCTGGTCGGACGGGCAGCCCTATCAGGAAGCGGTTATTTCGACGCCGGGCACCTATACGGTGACGGTAACGGATAAAAACGGCTGTCAGGCCACCTCGGCCGCGGTAACAGTGCAGCTGGCACCCGAGCCCGTAGTGAACCTAGGCGCCGATGTGACGATGTGCGAAGGCCAGAGCAAAACGCTAACGGCCGCCGCGGGCTTCAAATCCTATAAGTGGAGCACGGGCGCTACCACGGCTTCCATTACCGTTACCACCGCTGGCACCTACAGCGTGACGGTAGAGGATTCGTATGGCCAGCAGGCTTCGGATGAGGTAATTGTAAACGTTACCTCTCTATCCAACATCAGCTTCACGGGCCTGAATGCTGCCTATTGCACTACAGATGGCAACGCTACCCTGACAGGCTCACCTACGGGCGGTACGTTCAGCGGAACGGGCATTTTGAATGGGAATCAGTTTTCGCCGGGCACGGCGGGGGCCGGTACCTATACCATTACTTACCGCTACACCAATGCCAACGGCTGCCAGGGCACCGCTACCCAGCAGGTAACGGTGAGTCCGGTACTCAGTGCCCCGGTTATCACGGGTGCTGCGCGCTGCGGCGCTGGTACGGTTACGTTGAAAGCCAGCGGCTCCAGCGGTACCTATGCCTGGTACGCCACGGCCACCAGCACTACTGTGCTGAGCACCAGCGCGAGCTATACCACGCCCTCGCTGAGCGCTACGACTACGTACTACGTGCAGGCTACTTCCACGCAAGGATGCCCCAGCAGTCGGGTGAGTGCGACGGCCACCATCAATGCCGCGCCGGTGGTAAGCGCCAGCGCTACCTCCGCCAGCATTTGTGCCGGCTCTTCCACCAGCCTGCAGGCAACGGGGGCCAGCTCGTATAGCTGGTCGCCGGCTACCGGGCTGAGCAGCACCAGCAGCGCTACGGTAACAGCCTCTCCGGCTACCACTACGACGTATACGGTAACAGGCACCTCGGCGCAGGGCTGCACCAGCACGGCTACGGTGACGGTAACGGTAAACCCGGCGCTGGCTGTAACCGCGCAGGCTTCGCCCACTTCCCTGATGCTGGGCAGCAGCACGACGCTCAGTGTGGCCAGCCAGGTAAGTGGAGCTACCTATATCTGGAGTGGTCAGGGCCTGCAGCAGACCAGCGGCAGCTTGGTTTCGGCAACGCCCACGGCAATTGGGACCCAGCAGTATACCGTGACAGCAACCAACGGCAGCTGCACGGCTACTAGTACCGTCTCTGTAACTGTGACGACAGCCAGCCTGACGTGGACGGGTCAGACCTCGACGGCCTGGACGACCGCTTCGAACTGGAGCAATAACCAGGTACCTACTGCGGAAACCACAGTCCTGATTCCCGCTGGAACCCCCTACTCGCCGACCATCAGCTCGTTGCAGGCGGTCAAGCAAGTGACCCTGGCATCAAACGCCAAACTCAGCGTGCTAGACAACGGCGTGCTGGAGCTGAAAGGCGACTTTATCAACAATGGTCTGTTCAGCAGCACGGAGAAGGGTGAAGTTCGCCTGACGGGTACGACGAAGCAGAAAATAGGCGGCAGTGGGGTCACACCTTTTTCTAACCTGACCGTCGAAGCGGCCGGGGGCGAGCTGACGGGGACTACCACGGTAGCCCGCCTGCTTACGCTGCGCGGCAACCTGACTACCAACGCTCAGCCCTTCACGCTGCTCTCCGATGCCAAAACCACCGCCCTGGTGGTTAATGCCGGCGGGGTTGTAGTTGGCAAAGCGGCTATGCAGCGCTACATCAGCCCTTCGAACCCAGGGGTAGGCTACCGCCACCTCTCCTCCCCGGTGGTGAGCACGACGGTAGCGGACCTGGCCACCAGCGGCTTTACGCCAAAGGTAAACCCGGACTACAACAAGCTGCCACGACCCTACATGCCGGCCTCTATCTTCCCCAATGTCTTGGGCTATGACGAGACGCGCATTACTGCTTCATACCCCGAATTTACTGTGGGCTGGAAGTCGCTGGCTGCGCTGTCCGATGCATTGGTATCGGGTAAAGGCTATTCGGTGAACATCAGTGCTCAGGAGAAGGTAGCTTTGGAAGGCACCTTAACCACGGGACCGGTGGCCGTGACCAACCTGACGCATGGTGGCCTGGAAAACTCGGGCTGGCATGTTCTGGGTAACCCGTACCCGGCACCTATTAACTGGGATTTGGTGACGGCTCCGGCCGGCATGTACAACGCCATCTACACCTTCCGCTCGAGCACGGCATATGCCGGCTCGTACGTGAGCTACGTGAATGGCATCGGCCCGAAAGGCGCCAACATCATTCCCGCTATGCAGGGCTTCCTGGTGCGGGTGCAGGGCGCCCAGCCGGTGACCTTCAGCTTCACAGATGCCTGCCGCCTGACCTCCTACCAGAACCCCGGCCTGTACCGCGGCGGCGAAACCCGTCCTCTGGTAGAGCTGAGTCTGCGTGACGGGCAGCAGCACACGGATGCCACTTACCTGTACTTCGAGCAGGGAGCCACCGCCGAGGTGGATGCCGCCTTCGATGCCTACAAGATCCTGAACACGGATGGCAGCCCCAACCTGTACAGCGTGGCCGCGCAGAAGCAGTTGTCCATCAACGGCCAGGGGCCCTTGCAGCAGTCGGTGGTGGTACCTCTGGGCGTGCGGGTGACGCAGGCCACGGCGCATACGCTGGATGCAACCCAGCTGGTCAACTTTGCCAGCACGACGCAGATTCTGCTGGAGGACCGGCAGCTGAAGGTGTGGCAGGATTTGCGCACGACCCCGTCCTACTCCTTCACCGCCTCCTCCACCGAGGCGGAGGGCCGCTTCTTCGTGCACTTCAATCCTTCCCTGACCCCGACCCCGACCAAAGCGGGTGCGGGCAGTCAGGAGGCACGGGTGTACCCTAATCCTAGTGTCGGCCACTTCACGGTGGAGCTCAACCAGTACCAGGGCCGTGTGCAGCTGGAGCTGATCAACGCCCTCGGTCAGCGAGTGTTGGCGCGCACAGTGACGACGACCGGAGCCCAGCAACACATTCCGGTCGACGGCTCGCAGCTGGCCACGGGTATGTATGTGGTGCGGATCACCTCCGGCAACCAGGTGGTTTCCCGCAAAATCGTGCTCAGCCGTTAG
- a CDS encoding AsmA-like C-terminal region-containing protein yields MIFDLEKISLQQVSIVYQDEGLHQRYRLQAHDVQAALAVAEPLIRIAATGTTRVAAIELGPDAYLRDKELTLHTQLTVDRKTRLVTLAPSVLGIGPAAYQVAGTIGYAGATQLNLTVQGKNTNAQSVVALLPARLVRRLGVYRSQGELYFNGAVHGELSARANPHLTLAFGCRNASFFHPGYKQRVEQVFLTGTFSNGARRNARTSVLSLQDIRGKLQGRPFSGALHYANFTDPNMRLRLLADVDVGQALRFFPVAAVRAGSGQATLQLQFKGNLRAFKAQSGRGGEAAGQLQLRNVSLQLRDYPQPVSRLTGQLQLRGNTVALVGCSAMWGQSDFQVNGALRNFLEWALHPGQALLVDAAVASRQLNLNELLAASSQPTAGPRAAAGASAEYAALVVPVSLALNIRASAQNVVFRRLRAQNLRGVVRLQNQVFSSPGLSIEALGGRASVRGTVDARRPSLIKASTVAACSRMPLDKLFYVFEDFGQQFITHQHLRGLLTASGESDVYFNQRLEPITDRLEAEIKATVYNGELLNFEPVQKLSMVASREQLRHLRFAELTNNFYIQSRTVYLPEMEIRSNVRTASLIRVTGTHTFDQQMDYHVSIPVLPGLLRRVSIGGETNTGPAILLAVQGDEDNFRVSFDRRRTTPPAARPPVKPRTTLEELLAGRERPTTPADPAASTAPAERPAAVKPREKKPVAPAPGEYFDF; encoded by the coding sequence TTGATTTTCGACCTGGAAAAAATAAGCCTGCAGCAGGTGAGCATAGTGTATCAGGATGAAGGCCTGCACCAGCGCTACCGTTTGCAGGCGCACGATGTACAGGCCGCCCTGGCCGTAGCCGAGCCCCTGATTCGGATTGCCGCCACGGGCACCACGCGGGTAGCGGCTATAGAGCTGGGCCCCGATGCCTATCTGCGCGACAAAGAGCTGACGCTGCATACCCAGCTGACCGTGGACCGAAAAACTAGGCTGGTAACCCTGGCGCCCTCGGTGCTGGGCATAGGCCCGGCCGCGTATCAGGTGGCGGGCACCATAGGGTATGCGGGCGCCACCCAACTGAACCTGACGGTGCAGGGCAAAAATACCAATGCGCAGTCGGTGGTGGCGCTGCTGCCGGCCCGGCTGGTGCGCCGCCTGGGCGTATACCGCAGCCAGGGCGAGCTATATTTTAACGGCGCGGTGCACGGGGAGCTGTCGGCGCGGGCCAACCCACACCTGACGTTGGCCTTCGGGTGCCGCAATGCTTCGTTTTTCCACCCCGGGTACAAGCAGCGGGTGGAGCAGGTCTTTCTCACGGGTACCTTCAGTAATGGCGCCCGCCGCAATGCGCGAACCTCCGTTCTTTCCCTGCAGGATATCCGCGGTAAGCTGCAAGGCCGGCCGTTTAGCGGCGCTTTGCATTACGCTAACTTCACAGACCCCAACATGCGCCTGCGCCTGCTGGCCGATGTGGATGTAGGCCAGGCGCTGCGCTTCTTTCCGGTGGCCGCCGTGCGCGCCGGCAGTGGGCAGGCCACCCTGCAACTGCAGTTTAAGGGCAACTTACGCGCCTTCAAAGCGCAGTCGGGGCGGGGCGGGGAGGCGGCCGGGCAGTTGCAACTGCGGAATGTAAGTCTGCAGCTGCGCGATTATCCGCAGCCGGTTTCCCGCCTTACCGGCCAGCTGCAGCTGCGCGGCAACACGGTGGCGCTGGTGGGCTGCTCCGCTATGTGGGGGCAGTCAGACTTTCAAGTGAACGGGGCCCTGCGCAACTTTCTGGAGTGGGCACTGCACCCGGGGCAGGCTTTGCTGGTAGATGCCGCCGTGGCCTCGCGGCAGCTGAATCTAAATGAGCTGCTGGCCGCATCGTCTCAACCAACTGCCGGGCCGCGAGCGGCAGCGGGTGCTTCTGCGGAGTACGCGGCTCTGGTTGTGCCAGTTTCCCTGGCTCTCAACATCCGGGCTTCGGCCCAAAACGTGGTGTTTCGGCGGCTGCGGGCCCAGAATCTGCGGGGCGTGGTTCGGCTGCAGAACCAGGTGTTTTCCTCGCCCGGGCTCAGCATTGAGGCGCTGGGCGGGCGGGCCAGCGTGCGCGGTACCGTAGATGCGCGCCGCCCCAGCCTGATTAAAGCCAGCACCGTAGCCGCGTGCAGCCGCATGCCCCTGGACAAGCTGTTTTATGTGTTTGAGGATTTCGGACAGCAGTTTATTACGCACCAGCATTTGCGCGGCCTGCTGACGGCCTCCGGCGAATCAGACGTGTATTTTAATCAGCGCCTGGAACCCATAACCGACCGGCTGGAAGCGGAAATAAAAGCTACGGTGTACAATGGCGAGCTGCTCAACTTTGAGCCCGTGCAGAAGCTGTCCATGGTGGCCAGCCGGGAGCAGCTGCGCCATCTGCGCTTCGCGGAGCTGACCAACAACTTCTACATTCAGAGTCGCACGGTGTACCTGCCGGAAATGGAAATCCGCTCTAACGTGCGTACGGCTTCCCTGATTCGGGTAACGGGCACGCACACCTTCGATCAGCAGATGGATTATCATGTTTCCATTCCGGTGCTGCCGGGCCTGCTGCGGCGCGTTTCTATTGGGGGCGAAACCAATACGGGGCCGGCTATTCTGCTGGCCGTGCAGGGCGACGAAGACAACTTCCGGGTGAGTTTTGACCGGCGCCGGACCACGCCGCCCGCGGCCCGGCCCCCGGTAAAGCCGCGCACCACCCTGGAGGAGCTGCTGGCCGGGCGGGAACGGCCGACGACCCCCGCTGACCCGGCCGCCAGTACCGCCCCGGCCGAGCGGCCAGCAGCCGTAAAACCTCGGGAGAAAAAGCCCGTGGCCCCCGCGCCCGGCGAGTATTTCGACTTCTGA
- a CDS encoding TerB family tellurite resistance protein, producing the protein MNDTQLLQQYSEEEKTAYISVIASLASADREASAVELEFLQQLAHTAGLSGGSTQQVLAAAKDSTNESVKANLDALRNSDLRFSLITDLISFARTDGAYANDEEAMVNKISTYLGISPQQTHTLEQVVDEAAQVPHDASDPAKKGFLNGITDKLDSVGIPKGALLGGLLGVVAPMVLSGMMGGNRSNTGGMMGGGSTMGGLLGGAMGGGGGGSSMGGLLGGLLGGGLLSGVLGGNQQQAADPYGTNYPQQGTHVGSGGLGSLVSILGGLGGRPGSAPRSAGGSGLGGLMGGGMGSLLGGLLGGR; encoded by the coding sequence ATGAACGATACTCAACTGCTCCAGCAGTACTCCGAAGAAGAAAAAACAGCCTATATCAGCGTTATTGCCAGCCTGGCCTCCGCCGACCGCGAAGCCTCTGCCGTAGAGCTGGAGTTTCTGCAGCAGCTGGCGCACACGGCCGGCCTGAGCGGGGGCTCTACCCAGCAGGTGCTGGCCGCCGCCAAAGACTCGACCAACGAAAGCGTAAAAGCCAACCTGGATGCCCTGCGCAACAGCGACCTGCGCTTTTCCCTGATAACGGACCTCATCAGCTTTGCCCGCACCGATGGCGCTTATGCCAACGACGAAGAAGCCATGGTCAACAAAATATCCACTTACCTGGGCATCAGCCCCCAGCAAACCCACACGCTGGAGCAGGTGGTAGACGAGGCAGCGCAGGTACCGCATGATGCCAGCGACCCAGCCAAAAAAGGCTTCCTGAATGGTATTACCGACAAGCTGGACAGCGTAGGCATTCCGAAAGGCGCTTTGCTGGGCGGCCTGCTGGGCGTAGTGGCTCCCATGGTGCTTTCCGGCATGATGGGCGGTAACCGCAGCAACACCGGCGGCATGATGGGTGGTGGCAGCACCATGGGCGGCCTGCTGGGCGGCGCCATGGGTGGCGGTGGCGGCGGTAGCTCCATGGGCGGTCTGCTGGGCGGCTTGCTGGGCGGTGGCCTGCTCAGTGGCGTGCTGGGCGGTAACCAGCAACAGGCTGCTGATCCTTACGGCACCAATTACCCGCAACAGGGCACGCACGTGGGTAGCGGGGGCCTGGGTTCCCTGGTTTCTATTCTCGGTGGCCTGGGCGGCCGGCCGGGCTCGGCGCCCCGCAGTGCGGGCGGTTCCGGCCTGGGTGGCCTGATGGGCGGCGGCATGGGCAGCCTGCTGGGCGGGCTGCTGGGCGGCCGCTAA
- a CDS encoding mechanosensitive ion channel family protein — MLFQDFLHQRFLGNDVQAYLWCLGILLFGYLFKRLLSRLLSKLVFRAIRKRTEGVSEQQFQALLIQPLSVVLFLITAYFAFQVLDYPVRSSELTRNEPWPQVALFRLFQLAVFMGIGWIGLRLIDFLVLVFQRRAETTPSRLNNQLIPFAKDLLKVLVLSLTFLLMLSRVFGVNVTALIGGLGIGGLAVAFAAKESLENLIASFTIFLDRPFAVGDLVSVGGVTGTVEKVGFRSTRLRTAEKSFVTVPNKSMIDKPLDNLSLRTARRVSFTLALSHTTTSEQLRQIIKEAHRMIQAHKLTTPEVQIKFSALTPTAKEVTVQYFVETVDYDEYLAVKEDLNYCLVEIVEQYGGNFVSSNTTLVQLANQDPLRGLQSNQQPLVS, encoded by the coding sequence ATGCTCTTTCAGGATTTTCTCCATCAGCGCTTTCTTGGAAATGATGTGCAGGCCTACTTATGGTGCCTGGGCATTCTGCTGTTTGGCTACCTTTTTAAGCGGCTGCTTTCGCGCCTGCTCTCCAAGCTGGTGTTTCGGGCCATTCGCAAGCGTACGGAAGGGGTTTCAGAGCAGCAGTTTCAGGCCCTGCTGATTCAGCCGCTGTCGGTGGTTCTCTTCCTGATAACGGCCTACTTCGCTTTTCAGGTGCTGGACTATCCGGTGCGTAGCTCGGAGTTGACCCGCAATGAGCCCTGGCCGCAGGTAGCTTTATTTCGCCTGTTTCAGCTGGCCGTGTTCATGGGCATTGGCTGGATTGGCCTGCGCCTGATTGACTTTCTGGTACTGGTGTTCCAGCGGCGCGCCGAAACCACGCCTTCCCGCCTCAACAACCAGCTTATTCCCTTCGCCAAAGACCTGCTGAAAGTGCTGGTGCTCTCGCTCACGTTTCTACTGATGCTGAGCCGGGTATTTGGGGTGAATGTAACCGCCCTGATTGGCGGGCTGGGTATTGGCGGACTGGCCGTGGCCTTCGCCGCTAAAGAGAGCCTGGAAAACCTCATTGCCTCGTTCACCATTTTCCTGGACCGCCCCTTTGCCGTGGGCGACCTGGTATCGGTGGGTGGCGTAACCGGCACGGTGGAGAAAGTGGGCTTCCGCAGCACCCGCCTGCGCACCGCCGAAAAGAGCTTTGTCACGGTGCCCAACAAATCCATGATTGATAAGCCCCTGGATAACCTTTCCCTGCGCACGGCGCGCCGCGTCAGCTTCACACTGGCGCTCAGCCACACCACCACCAGCGAGCAGCTGCGCCAGATTATTAAAGAGGCCCACCGCATGATTCAGGCGCACAAGCTCACCACGCCCGAGGTGCAGATTAAATTTTCCGCCCTCACGCCCACGGCCAAGGAAGTAACCGTGCAGTACTTCGTAGAAACCGTGGACTACGACGAATACCTGGCCGTGAAGGAAGACCTTAACTACTGCCTGGTGGAAATTGTGGAGCAGTATGGCGGCAACTTCGTGAGCAGCAATACCACCTTGGTGCAGCTGGCCAACCAGGACCCGCTGCGCGGTCTGCAGTCCAATCAGCAGCCGCTGGTGAGCTAA
- a CDS encoding Glu/Leu/Phe/Val dehydrogenase dimerization domain-containing protein — MRDLLAKFENKRPEIVFEWKDAETEAEGWVVINSLRGGAAGGGTRMRKGLDKREVESLAKTMEVKFTVSGPAIGGAKSGINFDPQDPRKRGVLERWYRAVIPLLKSYYGTGGDLNVDEIHDVIPITEDYGLWHPQEGIVNGHYRATEPQKIQKIGQLRQGVVKVVEDEKFTPDRARRYTVADLITGYGVAEAVRHYYELWGGELQGKRAIIQGWGNVGAAAAYYLAQQGVRITGIIDRSGGLLRPEGFSFEEVRDLFLRRENNTLVAEGLLSFEEINRQIWTSGAEIFIPAAASRLVSSAQVEQLTGAGLEVISCGANVPFQDPEIFFGATGEYADQHVSVIPDFIANCGMARVFAYLMETDVEITDEAIFGDTSRIIRSALARTRQQGNQRTGIAMKSFELALRQLV; from the coding sequence ATGCGCGACCTGCTGGCAAAGTTTGAAAACAAGCGTCCGGAAATCGTTTTTGAATGGAAAGATGCCGAAACCGAAGCCGAAGGCTGGGTGGTTATCAACTCCCTGCGGGGCGGGGCCGCCGGCGGGGGCACGCGCATGCGCAAGGGCCTGGATAAGCGGGAAGTAGAAAGCCTGGCTAAAACCATGGAGGTGAAGTTCACCGTCTCGGGCCCCGCTATTGGCGGCGCCAAGTCCGGTATCAACTTCGACCCCCAGGACCCGCGCAAGCGCGGCGTGCTGGAGCGCTGGTACCGCGCCGTAATTCCCCTGCTGAAAAGCTACTACGGCACCGGCGGCGACCTGAACGTGGACGAAATCCACGATGTAATTCCCATTACCGAGGACTACGGCCTCTGGCACCCGCAGGAAGGCATCGTGAACGGCCACTACCGCGCCACTGAGCCCCAGAAAATCCAGAAAATAGGCCAGCTGCGCCAGGGCGTAGTGAAAGTAGTAGAGGATGAGAAGTTCACTCCGGACCGCGCCCGCCGCTATACCGTGGCTGATTTGATTACGGGCTACGGCGTGGCCGAGGCCGTGCGCCACTACTATGAGCTGTGGGGCGGCGAGCTGCAGGGCAAGCGCGCCATTATTCAGGGTTGGGGCAATGTGGGCGCCGCCGCCGCCTACTATCTCGCCCAGCAGGGCGTGCGCATCACCGGCATCATTGACCGTAGCGGCGGTTTGCTGCGCCCCGAAGGCTTTTCCTTCGAGGAAGTACGGGACCTGTTCCTGCGCCGCGAGAACAACACCCTGGTAGCCGAGGGCCTGCTCTCCTTTGAAGAAATCAACCGGCAGATCTGGACTTCCGGGGCTGAGATTTTCATTCCCGCCGCCGCCTCGCGCCTGGTTTCCAGCGCGCAGGTAGAGCAGCTTACGGGCGCCGGGCTGGAGGTTATCAGCTGCGGGGCTAATGTGCCGTTCCAGGACCCGGAAATCTTCTTTGGTGCCACCGGCGAGTACGCCGACCAGCATGTGTCCGTCATTCCCGATTTTATTGCCAACTGCGGCATGGCCCGGGTATTTGCCTATCTGATGGAAACCGACGTGGAAATCACCGACGAAGCCATTTTCGGGGACACCTCCCGCATTATCCGCTCGGCCTTAGCCCGCACCCGCCAGCAGGGCAACCAGCGCACGGGCATTGCCATGAAATCATTTGAGCTGGCTTTGCGCCAGCTGGTATAA
- a CDS encoding ArsR/SmtB family transcription factor yields the protein MKPLLSRVESKKVDKAAAMLKVLAHPKRLAIVDLLGKEEKMTVTEIYRNLDLPQAIASQHLITLKDRGILSSFKVGTKIYYSLSIPKLLDVIDSLEDCCDTL from the coding sequence ATGAAACCATTGCTTTCTCGCGTCGAATCGAAGAAGGTAGATAAGGCTGCTGCGATGCTCAAGGTGCTGGCTCACCCCAAGCGCCTGGCCATCGTCGACCTGCTGGGTAAGGAAGAAAAGATGACTGTCACGGAAATCTACCGCAATCTGGATTTACCGCAGGCTATAGCTTCTCAACACCTTATTACGCTCAAGGATCGGGGCATTTTGTCCTCGTTCAAGGTGGGCACCAAAATCTACTACTCCCTGTCAATCCCCAAATTATTGGACGTGATTGATTCTCTTGAAGACTGCTGCGATACGCTGTAG